The following are encoded together in the Vanrija pseudolonga chromosome 7, complete sequence genome:
- the rhmA_1 gene encoding 2-keto-3-deoxy-L-rhamnonate aldolase, which yields MSAFASSPFLPFTALADERTNSIASYLDFAGMERAKTPSAASNAADSPVMVKGSGGYGGGLKRSLDDILELGNEDEDVLSAHQHQAKKRASSSSAGSVVDDASSSSESISAASASAPTQSWSDAVLELLGGRSASTAPGVVASSPTPTLGPSTSWQSSAPSPVPLTPPATLINHELFLAAAAVAAPSISNNLKDVMASGALGLSFGLELAITPQMVKTAKDAGYHSLHVDFGTNKPNFQMASEVFYTALNLGITPICVLPAVQPDIISRVLDNGAQGIMIRANTADEAADIVRSTKYYPVGQRPPTLKQPRKAQSTHIAKAQQVANEAVLAVPVIDSVQGVNNCEAIAAIPGVDMVFINVSGLSTDLGCSGQYDDPRVYDSLARICRAATKASTASHPVYVGLSGKACVRPDLISRLRSEFPCVRCALAGRDTSILQSGMEVYVTMLRGVELGMPSPWNMPAVSIDPSLITGGASPNQTQKPKLLSQRAVPSSGTMNPLGASPLLSMNPL from the exons ATGTCTGCATTTGCGTCTTCCCCATTCCTCCCATTTACAGCGCTCGCAGACGAGCGGACCAACAGCATCGCGTCATACCTTGACTTTGCGGGCATGGAGCGCGCCAAGACGCCAAGTGCCGCCTCGAATGCCGCCGACAGCCCCGTGATGGTcaagggcagcggcggctaCGGTGGCGGCCTCAAGCGATCCCTGGACGACattctcgagctcggcaacgaggacgaggacgtcctctcggcgcaccagcaccaggcAAAGAAGCGTGcttcctccagctcggccggctcggttgtcgacgacgcgagcagctcgagcgagtccatctcggccgccagcgcgtcCGCACCCACGCAGTCGTGGAGCGATGCCGTTCTCGAGCTTCTCGGTGGCCGCTCAGCGTCTACTGCCCCTGGTGTGGTGGCCTCGTCACCAACGCCGACCCTCGGCCCCTCGACATCATGGCAGtcgtcagcgccgtcgcccgtcCCCCTCACACCGCCCGCCACGCTCATCAACCACGAGCTCTTCctggccgcggctgccgtcGCAGCTCCGTCCATTTCCAACAACCTCAAGGACGTCATGGCGTCGGGAGCCCTCGGGCTCAGctttggcctcgagctcgccattACCCCGCAGATGGTCAAGACGGCCAAGGACGCGGGGTACCACTCGCTTCACGTCGACTTTGGCACCAACAAGCCAAACTTCCAGATGGCCTCAGAGGTGTTCTACACGGCATTGAACCTTGG CATCACGCCCATCTGTgtcctccccgccgtccAGCCCGACATCATctcgcgcgtcctcgacaacgGTGCCCAGGGCATCATGATCCGTGCCAacacggccgacgaggctgccgacATTGTCAGGAGTACAAAGTACTACCCTGTTGGCCAGCGACCACCGACCCTCAAGCAGCCTCGCAAGGCGCAGAGCACACACATTGCAAAGGCGCAGCAGGTCGCAAACGAGGCTGTCCTCGCTGTCCCTGTCATCGACTCTGTTCAGGGTGTCAACAACTGCGAGGCCATTGCCGCTATCCCTGGCGTCGACATGGTCTTCATCAATGTCTCTGGCTTGAGCACCGA CCTTGGTTGCTCGGGCCAGTACGACGACCCGCGGGTCTACGACTCGCTTGCGCGCATCTGCCGCGCCGCAACAAAAGCTTCGACTGCTTCGCACCCAGTGTACGTCGGACTGAGTGGCAAGGCATGCGTCCGTCCCGACCTCATCTCTCGGTTGAGGTCAGAGTTCCCCTgtgtgcgctgcgcgctcgcgggACGGGACACGAGCATCCTGCAGTCTGGCATGGAGGTCTACGTGACCATGCTCCGTGGGGTGGAGCTCGGCATGCCGTCCCCATGGAACATGCCCGCCGTTTCGATCGACCCGTCTCTGATCACTGGCGGCGCGTCTCCCAACCAAACACAAAAACCAAAGCTGTTGAGCCAGCGCGCTGTCCCCAGCAGCGGCACCATGAACCCCTTGGGAGCCAGCCCCCTGCTCAGCATGAACCCTCTGTAG
- the mpaDE_0 gene encoding Cytochrome P450 monooxygenase mpaDE — protein MATTITDAMASAYALGALCRPPTSSVRFMPLPSPSTACTVRAIRAGSLTQPLGIFLSGGGAQPTRIPVFTFLVEHPSGRRILYDLGVKADLDDYAPALRREFGSWVQVTPPRAPLPAVLEAHGVQPASVEAVVLSHAHFDHVGDIGLFPASVGVLLGPGVKADRLPGFPHNACSHVNDADLPARAREVDPADVVDIGAFRGVDYFGDGSFWVLSAEGHTPGHLAALVRTSADSWLLLGGDAAHMRALYSCCRGTAPVHTVGVFTPPDGDAPATLHADLETAYATMAAVARMEEEHDVCVFLSHDREWEAVLDAAVGTGWEVADASGWRARGWKEAVEAARRHV, from the exons AtggccaccaccatcaccgacgCCATGGCCAGCGCCTACGCCCTCGGTGCACTCTGCCGCCCCCCAACCTCAAGCGTCCGCTTCATGCCCCTGCCCTCCCCGAGCACCGCCTGCACCGTGCGCGCGATTCGCGCAGGCAGCCTGACGCAGCCGCTGGGCATCTTCCtgtcgggcggcggggcgcagCCGACGAGAATACCAGTGTTCACgttcctcgtcgag CATCCTTCCGGGCGGCGCATTCTctacgacctcggcgtcaaggccgaTCTGGACGACTACGCGCCCGCTCTACGGCGCGAGTTCGGCTCCTGGGTGCaggtcacgccgccgcgcgccccactccccgccgtgctcgaggcgcatGGCGTGCAGCCGGCcagcgtcgaggccgtcgtgcTGAGCCACGCGCACTTCGACCACGTGGGCGACATTGGCCTGTTCCCCGCCAGTGTGggcgtgctcctcggccCCGGGGTGAAGGCGGACAGGCTGCCTGGCTTCCCGCACAACGCCTGTTCACACGTCAACGACGCCGATctgccagcgcgcgcgcgcgaggtcgaccccgCGGACGTGGTGGATATCGGCGCGTTCAGAGGCGTCGATTACTTCGGCGACGGGTCGTTCTGGGTGCTAAGTGCCGAGGGG CACACGCCaggccacctcgccgcgctggtaCGCACAAGCGCCGACAGCtggctcctcctcggcggggacGCAGCGCACATGCGCGCGCTGTACTCGTGCTGCCGAGGCACAGCGCCAGTGCACACTGTCGGGGTGTTCACCCcgcccgacggcgacgcgccagcAACGCTGCATGCCGACCTGGAGACGGCGTACGCGACCatggcggcggtcgcgcgcaTGGAGGAAGAGCACGACGTGTGTGTCTTTCTCTCGCACGACCGCGAGTGGGAGGCCGTGCTGGACGCTGCTGTGGGCACTGGGTGGGAGGTCGCGGACGCCAGTGGCTGGCGTGCGCGCGGGTGGAaggaggccgtcgaggctgcgcggcgacatGTGtag
- the plc1 gene encoding 1-phosphatidylinositol 4,5-bisphosphate phosphodiesterase 1 translates to MATPALPPLLAAGVPMLKVSSKKIKPVIVQLSPTTITWPSMKGGKVEIKSIRELRLGQSPTEQHDSRRWLTIVYVRSGQWKVVHFIAHTDDVYAAFVKALRSLVAAASDHVVPGVTEGAGSSPPPGKAGSDESTHSVASAASLKHAAVPASDHDLVLIRQLWPANQARLDQNTAARICAQLGLPTDAETVAKYEPLDITAVHQLVRDLQIRPELDDLYRVLGGPLNRGQAGSFLHTVQKENNLDAARVNEVFDRYAGADGTWTATSLAAFLASPDNVSKQVQDMTRPLPEYFIASSHNTYLVAEQWRGASTVEGYVRVLLAGCRCVEIDIHNGDTGPVVYHGKTLTSSVPVRDVCVAIKKYAFVSSPYPIIISLEVRCDVANQDKLAAIIIDVFGDLLVKDIVPEIEGIPSPEDLKGRILIKAKAPKPPAVPRTSTHLSVSPPSTSRDSTDSTTESESSSHSSSLSRRIARRLSISSSPSEKAPKAVAPVSKHLATLPVYTTGVRYAGFTKLVTYDSHHIFSVSERTANRILKEGSEADWIKHNFTHLVRVYPKGVRLGSSNFDPQPYWAAGAQLVAINYQTLDWGSLVNHAMFHSPLGYVLKPQALRHKHPEQTQRYRLSVRLISAQRLPPAADLYVEATLGESSAKTRIAAGKSLSRRWDDVLPFEFDAKPSHLAFTFLHLEIKSKGQSGIVAQWMRSVHDAPRGYRYLPLDDQTRSRFLFSTLFVRIDVEVLGIAPGA, encoded by the exons ATGGCGACCCCggccctgccgccgctgctcgcggccggcgtgcccaTGCTCAAGGTGTCCAGCAAGAAGATCAAGCCGGTCATCGTACAGCTCTCGCCCACGACCATCACCTGGCCCAGTATGAAGGGCGGAAAGG TCGAGATCAAGTCGAtccgcgagctgcgcctcgGGCAGTCACCAACCGAGCAGCACGactcgcgccgctggctgACGATCGTCTACGTCCGGAGCGGACAATGGAAGGTGGTGCACTTTATCGCGCACACAGACGACGTGTACGCGGCGTTTGTCAAGGCtctgcgctcgctcgtcgccgcggcgagtgACCACGTCGTGCCCGGCGTCACTGAGGGCGCTGgaagctcgccgccgccaggaAAAGCGGGCTCGGACGAGAGCACCCATTCGGTGGCTTCAGCCGCGTCATTGAAGCACGCCGCAGTTCCAGCGTCGGACCACGACCTGGTGCTTATCCGCCAGCTGTGGCCCGCGAACCAGGCGCGGCTGGACCAGAATACAGCCGCGAGGATATGCGCGCAGCTAGGCCTCCCGACTGACGCCGAGACCGTGGCAAAATACGAG CCACTGGACATCACCGCCGTGCACCAGCTCGTTCGGGACCTGCAGATCCgccccgagctcgacgacctgtaCCGCGTGCTTGGGGGTCCACTGAACCGCGGCCAGGCCGGCTCGTTCTTGCACACGGTACAGAAGGAGaacaacctcgacgcggcgagaGTCAACGAGGTCTTTGACCGATATGCTGGAGCCGACGGCACGTGGACCGCCACGTCCCTCGCCGCgttcctcgcctcgcctgaTAACGTCTCCAAGCAGGTGCAGGACATGACCCGCCCCTTGCCAGAGTACTTTATCGCGTCGAGCCACAACACGTATCTCGTTGCCGAGCAGTGGCGGGGAGCGAGTACGGTTGAGGGTTACGTCcgcgtgctgctggctggctgccgcTGCGTCGAGA TTGATATTCACAACGGCGACACTGGCCCCGTTGTGTACCATGGCAAGACGCTCACGTCGAGTGTTCCCGTACGCGACGTGTGCGTCGCGATCAAGAAGTACGCGTTCGTGTCGTCGCCATACCCCATCATCATCTCGCTCGAGGTTCGCTGCGACGTGGCGAATCAGGACAAGCTCGCGGCCATCATCATCGACGTGTttggcgacctgctcgtcaAGGACATTGTGCCTGAGATTGAGGGCATTCCCAGCCCAGAGGACCTCAAGGGGCGTATCCTcatcaaggccaaggcgccaAAGCCTCCAGCTGTTCCTCGCACGTCGACACACCTGAGCGTCTCTCCGCCCAGCACATCACGCgactcgaccgactcgacTACCGAGTCCGAATCATCGTCGCACTCATCATCGCTCAGCCGCCGCATCGCCCGCAGGCTGTCCATCAGTTCGTCACCGTCCGAGAAGGCTCCCAAGGCCGTCGCACCCGTGTCCAAGCACCTCGCGACCCTCCCAGTCTACACCACTGGCGTGCGCTACGCAGGCTTCACAAAGCTCGTCACATACGACTCGCATCACATCTTCTCCGTGTCGGAACGCACAGCCAACCGCATCCTGAAGGAGGGCTCCGAGGCAGACTGGATCAAACACAACTTTACCCATCTGGTCCGGGTATACCCCAAGGGTGTGCGACTGGGCTCGTCCAATTTCGACCCTCAGCCATACTGGGCAGCAGGGGCCCAGCTCGTGGCCATCAACTACCAGACGCTCGACTGGGGCTCGCTGGTCAACCATGCCATGTTCCACTCGCCTCTCGGTTACGTGCTCAAGCCGCAAGCGCTGCGGCACAAGCACCCAGAACAAACGCAACGATACCGGCTGTCCGTGCGCCTGATCTCAGCGCAGCGCCTACCGCCCGCGGCTGACCTGTACGTCGAGGCAACGCTCGGCGAGTCATCGGCCAAGACTCGGATCGCAGCGGGCAAGTCGCTCAGCCGCAGATGGGACGACGTGCTCCCCTTCGAGTTTGACGCCAAGCCTTCCCACCTGGCCTTTACTTTCCTTCACCTCGAGATCAAGTCCAAGGGTCAAAGCGGGATCGTTGCCCAATGGATGCGCAGCGtgcacgacgcgccgagggggTACCGCTACCTCCCTCTCGACGACCAGACACGGTCAAGGTTTTTGTTCTCCACACTCTTCGTTCGGATCGACGTTGAGGTTTTAGGGATTGCGCCGGGTGCATGA